One Acidobacteriota bacterium genomic window, CACGGACGGTCCAGCCCGTATCGGGCCAACATGGCTTCGTAGTCCGCGGGATTCATCTGGCGAACGGCCCCCTCCCCCGTGCTTCTCGCGGCGGAAAACGGGTTCCCGGGAGCCGCCTTCACGACGAGAAAGACGACCAACGTGATGAGCACGAAGGTGGGGACCATCAGCAGGATGCGACGCGCCGCATAGGCCCACACGAGAGAACCTCAGGAGTCCGGTCCTGAATGACCGACCGCCGCGCGCGCCCGAGGGCATGGCCCTCCCGCCGCCGTCACGGTCTCTTCTCCGCGGGCACCCACCACTCGAGAAGCGAGGGATACCAGGTGAAGAGCCCGTAGCCCGCGCGGCTCACCCGGACGTTCTGGAAGCGGTTTCGGACCGCCACCATCTGGCTTCCCAGCAGGAGATACGTGTGCGGCTGATCCTCGGCGACCAGCTCGTGGATCCGCCAGAGTGCCTTGCGGCGCTCCTCCCGGTCGAAGGTCCCCTGCTGGAGTTCGATGAGGCGGTCCACCTCGGGATTGCTGTAGGAGACGTCGTTCTGCCCGATTCCCTGCCCGGACGGGAGGAGCCCGCCCTGGGAGGAGTGGAGGAACTGGTGGGGATCCGGGTCGTCCCCGAGGTTCCATCCCGACAGGCAGGCCTGGAAGTTGTGGCGGTGCGTGCGGTCGAGGAAGACCCCCCATTCCACCCTGCGCACCGACATCTCCACCCCCACCCGCCGAAGGTCCTGTTGGAAGACCTCCAGCCAGCGGGAGAACATCTCCGCTTCGGCGGGGACGAGACACTCGAAGGCAAATCGGAGGCCGCTCCGGTCGCGGATCCCATCCCCGTCCGAGTCCTTCCAGCCCGCCTCGTCGAGGAGGGCCGCCGCCCTTTGGGGATCGTAAGGATAGGGCTTCACCGCCGGGTTGCTCTCCCAGCCGCCCGGGTAGAAGGGGCCGGTCGCCACGGAGCCGTGGCCCGCGAGGATCTTGTCCACGACCCCCTGCCGGTTCATGGCGAAGGTCATGGCGCGCCGAACCCGGCCGTCGCGGAAGAACGGGTTGGAGCCGTCCATGTTCCACCCGATGTAAAAGAACTGCCGGCTCGTGTACTCGAAGACCCAGGAACTGCCGAGAAACGCCGGATCGTTCCGCACCTGGGGCCACTGTTCCGTTGAGAGCGCCGCCATGTCCAGCTGGCCCGTCTGGTAGGCCGCGAACTGGGTCTGGCTCTGGGGCACGATCTTGAAGACCAGCCGGTCGAGGTGGGGCCGCCCCCGGAAGTACGATTCGTTGGCCTCCAGGACCACCCGTTCCCCCCTCCGCCACTCCTTGAGGCGGAAGGGGCCGGTGCCCACGGGGGAGGCGCCGGCGGGAGAGGTATTGAAGGCCTTTCCACCGCCCTTGGGGTAGGCGCACAGGTGCTTGGGCATGACGTAGAACACCCACGCGGCGAGACCCGGCGCGTAGGGCGATTTCCAGCGGACCACGACGGTGTGGTCGTCGGTCTTGTTCACGGATTCCACTTCCGTGAACGCGGGCCGCTTGTTCACGGCATCCACGTCGGGGTCCATGGCGGCCTCGTAGGTAAAGAGCACGTCGTCCGCCGTGAAGGGTTTCCCGTCCTGCCAGCGCACGCCCCGGCGCAGTCGAAAGGTGGTCGTCTTGCCATCGGGCGTGGTCTCCCACGACTCGGCCAGAACCCCCACGGGCTCCATGGCCTCGTTCATGTCGAGGAGGGGGTCGAAGATCCACTTGTACACGAGGAAGGAAACCTGGTCGCTCGCCACCACGGGATTGAGGGTGACCGGATCGGCGGGGAGCGCCCGGGTGAAGGTCCCTCCGGGTTCCGGGGCGCGGCCCTGGTACTCGGGCAGGAGCCCGATGGTCCGCGCGGAGGGCGCCTCGGCTTCCGGTCTGGGAGTCCCTCCGGCGGGCCCCTTCCCCTCCCCTCCTCCGCCGCCCGAACACGCGGCAAAGACGAGGAGCGCGGCAGCCAAGAACGGGGTGTGACGATACCGGAGAGACGTTCTCATGGCTTTCCTCCCCAAGGCCCCTTGAGTGTATCCCCCGCTCACGGATTCGAGCAAGGCGGGAAAGCCTTTGCCCGGCCTTGCTTTCACGCGGGGGCGAGGGTAGATTCTGGAATGAGAACGCGCGCCGGTGGAGGTGGCATCGCACCGAAAGGGCGTTTCTCCATCCTCAGGGGAGGGGTCCATGGTCCGATCTCTCGCGTTTCGGCTGGCCATCCTGTCCCTTTTCGCGTGCTCGGCCCTGACGGACGCCCGCGCCGCCCTCCGGCTGAATCCATCCGAGGCTCCCGCCGCCGCGGCGCGGACCATCCCGGGGCGGATCGCCTTCGCCCCGAACCTGGGTCAGACGGACCCGTCGGTCCGCTTCACCGCGGTGTCCGGCGGAGCCACCGTGTTTCTCACCGGCGGAGGGGTCACGCTTCTCCTTTCCTCGGGGGTGGACCCGGCGCCCCCTCGCAGGCCGGGAAAGGAGGCCCATCCCCTTCAGCCTCCAAAGCTGACGGGGCTGAGGATCGTGTTTCCGGGCGCCTCGCAGGCTCTCGATGCCTCGGGCCTCGATCCCCTTCCCGGCGTTCTGAACGTCTACCGGGGAAAGGACCCCTCCCGATGGAGGACGGGAATTCCCCTTTACGGGCGCGTCCGGATGGAGGGGCTGTACCCCGGCGTGGACGTGGAGTACCGGGGCGTCGAGGGCGGGCTGGAGTTCGATCTTCTGGTGGAGCCGGGGGTCCGCCCCGAGTCCCTCGCTTTCCGCGTGGAAGACCTGGAGGGCAGGCCGCTCCGCCTGAAGGAGGCCGGCCACGGGACCCTCCGCGTCCGGTGCGGCGGGCGCGAGATCCGGCTGGGACTTCCCCACGTGTTCCAGGGCGAGGGACCCGAACGGCGGGAGATTCCCGGGCGCTTCCGGCCGGGCCGGCGAGGCACCGTCGGCTTTCACCTGGAGGGTGCCGAGGGCGGAGGCCCGACGGTCATCGATCCCACGATGCTGTGGGGCACCTACCTGGGGGGCTCCAACGCGGACCGCGGCTACCGCCTCGCCCTGGACTCCTCGGCCAACGTGTACCTCACGGGCCTCACAATGTCCACCGACTTTCCGGTGGACCTCTCCACCCACGGCGACTACGACGTGTTCGTCGTCAAGTTCACCCCCGACGGCCAGAGCCTCCTCTACTCCACCCTCATCGGCGGGCTGAACGCAGACGTTCCCCTCCCCATCGCCGTGGACGTGTACGGCCACGCCTACGTGGGAGGGTACACGACCTCGCCGGAGTTCCCCGTCGTGGGCGGATTCCCGGGGCCCGGACAGGGATCCGACGGGTTCCTCGTCAAGCTGAACACCACGGGGCAGATCGCTTACTCGGCCGTGCTCGGGGGAATGAACATGGACCAGGTCACGGGCGTGGCCGTCCGGGAGACCGGGAAAGCCTATCTGACGGGCTTGACCTACTCCTCCACCTTTCCCCTCGCCGGCGGGCCCGGCGACAGCACCTTGGGAGGATTGAAAGACGCCTTCGTCTCCATCGTGGACACGCTCCTGACTGGAGGGGCCTCCCTCCTTTACTCGAGCTTCCTGGGCGGCTCGGGCACGGACGAGGCCTGGGACGTCCGGGTGGACGCCGCAGGCCGGGCGCTGCTGGTCGGAAGCACGGGCTCTTCCGACTTCCCGGTCACGCCGGACACGGCGTTTCAGCCCTCCATCGGGGGCTCCAACGACGCCTGGGTGGGCCTGTACAACCCCTTCGTCGGGGCCCTTCCGCCGGGGCTCGTGTACGGCTCCTTCCTCGGCGGAAGCGCGTACGATGCCGCCACCGCGGTGGAGAAGTACGGCTTGGACCGGATGGTTGTCACGGGCTTCACTTACTCGGGCAATTTCCCGACGGTGGACGCCACCCAACCCGCTTTCGGTGGGGGGGAGGACGCCTTCGTGGCCCTCGTCGACCCTTCGTTTTCGGGTCCCACCAGCCTCCTCTTCAGCACCTACGTGGGCGGAACCGGCAACGAGAGTGGCTACGCCATCGCCGTATCCTCTTATTGGGAACTGTTCGTCACGGGCTACACCTCGTCCAGCGACTTTCCCCTGGCCGATCCCCTCCCGGGGATGAACTTCCTGAACGGCCCCGAAGACGCCTTCGTCTGCCAGTGGGAGCCCATGATCGTCGGCCCCCAACAAGAAGGGAAGGCGCCTTCGAGCGCCATGTGGACCCTCCTGACCTCCACGTACCTGGGCGGGGCCGACGAGGATTACGGGGAAGGCATCGCGTGGCATCAATTCGGGCCGGGAGACGAGCGCGTATTCGTCTCCGGGTCCACGCGGTCTTCCGATTTCCCCACGGGAAACGCCTTTCAATACGCCTTGAACGGCCCCGAGGACGCGTTTCTCGTGTCCGGCACGGAGTCCGCCCCCTGCACCGTGGCCTGCTCGGGAGCGCCCGACGTGGACAAGGGCCTCGCCCCGCTCGTCGTGACCTTCACGGGAACTGCCACGCCCTCGAACTGCACCGGGCCTGCCATCTATTTCTGGGATTTCGGAGACGACACCACCTCCTCCGTGCAGAACCCGACCCACACGTACTCTCTGCCCGGATCCTACAACTGGACGCTCACCGTCACCGTCGACGGCGTCCCCTGCACGGCCTCGGGCACCGTGGAGGTCTGCGAACTCACCTGCGTCCCATCGGCGCCTCCGTGGGGCTTCGTCGGAGTCGACCAGAATTTCTCCATTGCGCCGGACTTCGGCGGGTGCGGCCCCGTGACCTACTCCTATGCCTGGAGCTTCCAGGATGGCTTCACGGCCATGACCCAGGACGTGAGCCACGCCTTCGCCGCGCCGGGGACCTACACCTGGGAGGCCCACGTCATTGCGGCGGCGCCCGGCCCTCCACAGTGCGACGTATTCGGCTCCATCGAAATCTGCGGCCTTGACTGCACGGCCATGGCGGCCCCCTCCTCGGGCGGGGCCCCCCTCGCCGTGACCTTCACGGGCACCTCGGCGGTGAGCGGCGCCTGCCCCCACAGCCCGGTCTACTTCTGGGACTTCGGAGACGGGGCCACCTCCACCGAAGCTTCTCCGATCCACGTGTACTCCGCCCCGGGGATCTACACCTGGTTCTTCGAGGCCTCCACCCCGGGGGCCGCCTGCACCCGGACGGGGACCGTCGAGGTCTCGGCCAGCGCGGGGGTCCTCTACGGCTTCGTGGGCATCCAGGGGGAGTCCCTGCTCCCGCTCAACGGGGACGGCATCGTCTCCGCCACGGTGACGGCGCGGAACGTCTCCACGGGAGAGCGGACCGCCGTCCCCGTCGTGGCCGGGCAGTACGTCTTTCCGACGCTTTCCGACGGGGAATACGAATTGCGGGCCACGGTGACCTACTGGGACAACATCCTGTTCGACGCCCGCCTGCGGAACTTCGGCTGCGAAATGCCTTCGGGCGGCCGCATCGAGAAGACGGTGGAGAGGATTCTGCCCGATACGGTGAACGTGCTCTCCACGGGGGAGGTGCAGGCCGACATCGCCTTCCCGCCGCCCGTGGTCTTCCTCCACGGGCTCCTGGACTGCTTCAAGAAGTGGTTCTCGAGCGACCCCCAGGACCCCGATCTGCCCTATTACTGGGACAACAAGACGAGGGCCGCCGGCTTCTTCGCCTTCACGCCCAACTACGTCTGGTGGGGCCCCGAGGCCACCTGGGCCGAGAAGTCCTACCAGGTCTTCGACCAGGTCACCGCCGACCTCCACGGCCTGCACACCGCGCCCATCCAGTCGCCTTCGTCCTCCATCCCCCCCTGGACCCTCGCGGCCCACGACATGGGGGGCCTGGTGGCCCGCGTCCTGGCCTCCGGCGAACTGGCCCACAGCCCCCAGGTCCGGGCCCTGCGGTCGGTGATCCTCCTGGGGGTCCCCAACAGCGGCTCGGACTTCCTCCTGGGCGGGGGCGGCAGCGAGGTCGTGGGCACCGAGGCCATCGTCCGCCGCTTCAACGGCCTCTACCCGGACTTCGGCTCCCACGCGGACCGGGTCTACGCCGTGGGAGGGAACAAGGACTGGTGGGGGACCGGAACCTCCGACGGGAAGGTCTCCCTCTACTCGGCCTTCGTCATCACCCGCCTGGCCTGCTCGGAGACGGCCTTCGGCTACCCCGCGTGCCGGCCCTACCCAGCCGTGGTCTTCGACAACGGCCCGGGCCACATCTTCCCGTATACCCACGCCGAGCTCGGCTCCCCGCCCTCCACAGCGGAGATCCTGGAGGGCGTCCTCTTCCCCCTCGCCGAGACCCTGGGGCCCTCTCCCGCGAATCTCCTCCAGACGGCCGCCGCGCCCGACGACGAGAACCCGCTTAGCCCGATTGGACAAGCCATCTGGGGCACGACGGCCCGCTCCACGGGGACGAAGGGGGGGACGGTGAACGCCTTCGCCGGCCTCTCGGTCACCCAGACCTTCCCCTTCACCGTGGGCGCCACCGACGGCCTGGCCCTTTCGGTCTTCGTCTCCGACGGCGCCGGGACCTTCACCCTGAGCAATCCCCAGGGAGCGCCCGTCGCCTCGACCTCCGCCGACGACGACTTCGTCTGGAGCGTCCTCAACCCCGAGGAGGGCGAGTGGACCCTGGCCGTGACGGTGGATTCGGGGAGCGTCACCTTCCGAGCCACCTCCTTCGAGAACAGCCCCGCCGGCATCCAGGCCTACCTCACCCAGGACCGCTACGCCCCCGGCGAGAGCGCCCTGCTTCGTCTCGATCTGGAAGGGGACCCGGCGGACCTCGTCTTCTCCTCGGTGACCGCCTACGTCACCGCCGGGGGGTCGGTCCTCGAGACGGTCTCCCTCTACGACGACGGCCAGCACGGCGACGGCCAGGCGGGGGACGGGTCCTTCGGAGGGACGGCCACGGCCCCCCTCCAGGCGGGCTCTTACCCCGTCCTCTTCTCCGCCCAGGGCACCTACAACCAGCGGCCCGTCACCCGCATCGCCCACGACACCCTCTTCGTCGTACCCCCCGAGCACCTCTTCGGGGGGACCTTCAGCGATGGCCCCGTGGATACAGATGAGGACGGCCTCTTCGAGGCCCTGGAGGTCTCCGCCCTGGTGAACGTCTCTGCCCCGGGGACCTACGGCCTGTCGGGGGACCTCTTTGATGGTGAGGGGTACTTCCTGGCCCACGCGGGCGCCTCCTTCACGGCACCCGCCGCCGGCCCCTTCCAGGGCACCCTCACCTTCGATCTCTCGGGAATCTCCTGCGGCCAGGTGGGCAGCGCCTTCTCGGCCGAGAACCTCCGCGTCCTGGACGGCGCCACCCTTCGGCCCCTGGACGCCTGGGGAACGCCCGTGGCCACCGCGGCCTATCCCGCCGGCTCCTTCGAATGCGATCCCTCCCCGCCGGGCCCCCGCATCCGGGCCCTCCGCCCCGACGAGGGAATCCAGGGCCAGACCCGGACCTTCTTGATCAGCGGCAACAGCTTCCGCGACGGCGCCATGGCGGACCTGGGGGCCGGCGTTTCCGTCCAGGAGGTTACATTCCTCTCCGAGA contains:
- a CDS encoding peptide-binding protein — translated: MRTSLRYRHTPFLAAALLVFAACSGGGGGEGKGPAGGTPRPEAEAPSARTIGLLPEYQGRAPEPGGTFTRALPADPVTLNPVVASDQVSFLVYKWIFDPLLDMNEAMEPVGVLAESWETTPDGKTTTFRLRRGVRWQDGKPFTADDVLFTYEAAMDPDVDAVNKRPAFTEVESVNKTDDHTVVVRWKSPYAPGLAAWVFYVMPKHLCAYPKGGGKAFNTSPAGASPVGTGPFRLKEWRRGERVVLEANESYFRGRPHLDRLVFKIVPQSQTQFAAYQTGQLDMAALSTEQWPQVRNDPAFLGSSWVFEYTSRQFFYIGWNMDGSNPFFRDGRVRRAMTFAMNRQGVVDKILAGHGSVATGPFYPGGWESNPAVKPYPYDPQRAAALLDEAGWKDSDGDGIRDRSGLRFAFECLVPAEAEMFSRWLEVFQQDLRRVGVEMSVRRVEWGVFLDRTHRHNFQACLSGWNLGDDPDPHQFLHSSQGGLLPSGQGIGQNDVSYSNPEVDRLIELQQGTFDREERRKALWRIHELVAEDQPHTYLLLGSQMVAVRNRFQNVRVSRAGYGLFTWYPSLLEWWVPAEKRP
- a CDS encoding PKD domain-containing protein, translated to MVRSLAFRLAILSLFACSALTDARAALRLNPSEAPAAAARTIPGRIAFAPNLGQTDPSVRFTAVSGGATVFLTGGGVTLLLSSGVDPAPPRRPGKEAHPLQPPKLTGLRIVFPGASQALDASGLDPLPGVLNVYRGKDPSRWRTGIPLYGRVRMEGLYPGVDVEYRGVEGGLEFDLLVEPGVRPESLAFRVEDLEGRPLRLKEAGHGTLRVRCGGREIRLGLPHVFQGEGPERREIPGRFRPGRRGTVGFHLEGAEGGGPTVIDPTMLWGTYLGGSNADRGYRLALDSSANVYLTGLTMSTDFPVDLSTHGDYDVFVVKFTPDGQSLLYSTLIGGLNADVPLPIAVDVYGHAYVGGYTTSPEFPVVGGFPGPGQGSDGFLVKLNTTGQIAYSAVLGGMNMDQVTGVAVRETGKAYLTGLTYSSTFPLAGGPGDSTLGGLKDAFVSIVDTLLTGGASLLYSSFLGGSGTDEAWDVRVDAAGRALLVGSTGSSDFPVTPDTAFQPSIGGSNDAWVGLYNPFVGALPPGLVYGSFLGGSAYDAATAVEKYGLDRMVVTGFTYSGNFPTVDATQPAFGGGEDAFVALVDPSFSGPTSLLFSTYVGGTGNESGYAIAVSSYWELFVTGYTSSSDFPLADPLPGMNFLNGPEDAFVCQWEPMIVGPQQEGKAPSSAMWTLLTSTYLGGADEDYGEGIAWHQFGPGDERVFVSGSTRSSDFPTGNAFQYALNGPEDAFLVSGTESAPCTVACSGAPDVDKGLAPLVVTFTGTATPSNCTGPAIYFWDFGDDTTSSVQNPTHTYSLPGSYNWTLTVTVDGVPCTASGTVEVCELTCVPSAPPWGFVGVDQNFSIAPDFGGCGPVTYSYAWSFQDGFTAMTQDVSHAFAAPGTYTWEAHVIAAAPGPPQCDVFGSIEICGLDCTAMAAPSSGGAPLAVTFTGTSAVSGACPHSPVYFWDFGDGATSTEASPIHVYSAPGIYTWFFEASTPGAACTRTGTVEVSASAGVLYGFVGIQGESLLPLNGDGIVSATVTARNVSTGERTAVPVVAGQYVFPTLSDGEYELRATVTYWDNILFDARLRNFGCEMPSGGRIEKTVERILPDTVNVLSTGEVQADIAFPPPVVFLHGLLDCFKKWFSSDPQDPDLPYYWDNKTRAAGFFAFTPNYVWWGPEATWAEKSYQVFDQVTADLHGLHTAPIQSPSSSIPPWTLAAHDMGGLVARVLASGELAHSPQVRALRSVILLGVPNSGSDFLLGGGGSEVVGTEAIVRRFNGLYPDFGSHADRVYAVGGNKDWWGTGTSDGKVSLYSAFVITRLACSETAFGYPACRPYPAVVFDNGPGHIFPYTHAELGSPPSTAEILEGVLFPLAETLGPSPANLLQTAAAPDDENPLSPIGQAIWGTTARSTGTKGGTVNAFAGLSVTQTFPFTVGATDGLALSVFVSDGAGTFTLSNPQGAPVASTSADDDFVWSVLNPEEGEWTLAVTVDSGSVTFRATSFENSPAGIQAYLTQDRYAPGESALLRLDLEGDPADLVFSSVTAYVTAGGSVLETVSLYDDGQHGDGQAGDGSFGGTATAPLQAGSYPVLFSAQGTYNQRPVTRIAHDTLFVVPPEHLFGGTFSDGPVDTDEDGLFEALEVSALVNVSAPGTYGLSGDLFDGEGYFLAHAGASFTAPAAGPFQGTLTFDLSGISCGQVGSAFSAENLRVLDGATLRPLDAWGTPVATAAYPAGSFECDPSPPGPRIRALRPDEGIQGQTRTFLISGNSFRDGAMADLGAGVSVQEVTFLSESVLSVRAAVSPSALPGPRIVTVTNPGGASASRTGAFEVVADAPPSVALLTPAEAYLVLGASDVAVTALATDDVQVERVDFLVDGAVQASVTEHPFTWTLSPGSLSSGAHAVTARAYDGKGQSDEASFLAVKDPPAITAVTKMAAPFRIKLTGQNFQAGAQVYIGSDSQPWPSTTVKNSTKVILGGGAALKAKFPKGQAVTLRLVNPDGGWCTATYTRP